In one Shinella sp. PSBB067 genomic region, the following are encoded:
- a CDS encoding substrate-binding domain-containing protein — protein MKSFSKKVLAGTTVAAVALAGSIGVLAAQEKPVIATVVKISGIPWFDRMNTGVVAYQEANPDVVASQSGPATADSAQQLQIVNDLVAKGVNALAVVPMDPAVLEGTFQRAMERGIVVVTHEADNQVNTNADVEAFDNADYGAALNERLAECMGKEGKWTTFVGSLGSRTHMQWVGAGEENAKKYAGMELVDPNNESFDDANGTYEKAKEILRKHPDIKGFQTSAGNDVLGVGRAIDEAGLSGKICLVGTGLPNPSADLLESGAITAIGFWDPQKAGMAMNAVAKLLLEKKEVTDGMDLGVEGYNKVSVKQGAGKGLLILGNGMVLADKATYKEHMF, from the coding sequence ATGAAATCGTTCTCGAAGAAGGTTCTGGCCGGAACCACCGTTGCAGCCGTCGCGCTCGCAGGTTCCATCGGCGTATTGGCCGCCCAGGAAAAGCCCGTCATCGCCACCGTGGTCAAGATCAGCGGCATTCCGTGGTTCGACCGCATGAACACGGGCGTCGTCGCCTATCAGGAGGCCAATCCGGACGTCGTCGCCAGCCAGAGCGGCCCGGCGACGGCCGACTCGGCCCAGCAGCTTCAGATCGTCAACGACCTCGTCGCCAAGGGCGTCAACGCGCTCGCCGTCGTGCCGATGGACCCGGCCGTCCTGGAGGGCACCTTCCAGCGCGCCATGGAGCGCGGCATCGTTGTCGTCACGCACGAGGCCGACAACCAGGTGAACACCAATGCCGACGTCGAGGCCTTCGACAATGCCGATTACGGCGCGGCGCTGAACGAGCGCCTGGCCGAATGCATGGGCAAGGAAGGCAAGTGGACGACCTTCGTCGGCTCGCTCGGCAGCCGCACGCATATGCAGTGGGTCGGCGCGGGCGAGGAGAACGCCAAGAAATATGCCGGCATGGAACTTGTCGATCCGAACAACGAATCCTTCGACGACGCCAACGGCACCTATGAGAAGGCCAAGGAAATCCTGCGCAAGCACCCTGACATCAAGGGCTTCCAGACCTCGGCCGGCAACGACGTCCTCGGCGTCGGCCGCGCCATCGACGAAGCGGGCCTGAGCGGCAAGATTTGCCTCGTCGGCACCGGCCTTCCGAACCCGTCGGCCGACCTTCTGGAATCCGGCGCCATCACGGCGATCGGCTTCTGGGATCCGCAGAAGGCCGGCATGGCGATGAACGCCGTCGCCAAGCTGCTGCTGGAGAAGAAGGAAGTCACCGACGGCATGGACCTCGGCGTCGAAGGCTACAACAAGGTCTCCGTCAAGCAGGGCGCGGGCAAGGGCCTCCTGATCCTCGGCAACGGCATGGTCCTCGCCGACAAGGCGACCTACAAGGAACACATGTTCTGA
- a CDS encoding ABC transporter permease — MHKTGAQLAMLLVINGLLLVAGALISGGFLSVFNLQSMASQVPEIGLLAIGVMLAMCAGNGGIDLSGIALANLSGVLSAVIVSSFLSATESGTAFSLAFIAGALLVGLAGGVINGLLISRLNITPILCTLGTQMAFMGLAVVVSGGKAVMVGSPALLSSIGNDMIAAVPISFLLFVLVAGIVAALLKFTPYGLWLMLMGTNPKAAVYAGFPRNGVIVATYAISGTLSGLAGVIIAARNVNVKFDYGSSYLLIAILIAVMAGVKPEGGYGRVVCVVLSAIALQLMSSLLNFGGLSNFVRDFAWGLLLLTFLAVGRYDIAGFLAPGRRSQTPSVPVPQAPK, encoded by the coding sequence ATGCACAAAACCGGCGCACAGCTGGCGATGCTGCTTGTCATCAACGGCCTTTTGCTCGTGGCGGGCGCGCTGATCTCCGGCGGCTTCCTTTCCGTTTTCAATCTCCAGTCCATGGCGAGCCAGGTGCCGGAAATCGGCCTGCTGGCCATCGGCGTCATGCTGGCCATGTGCGCCGGCAATGGCGGCATCGACCTCTCCGGCATCGCGCTTGCCAATCTCTCTGGCGTGCTCTCCGCCGTGATCGTCTCGTCCTTCCTGTCGGCGACGGAGAGCGGCACGGCCTTCAGCCTCGCCTTCATCGCGGGTGCGCTGCTCGTCGGCCTTGCCGGCGGCGTCATCAACGGCCTCTTGATCTCGCGGCTGAACATCACGCCCATCCTCTGCACGCTCGGCACGCAGATGGCCTTCATGGGGCTTGCGGTCGTGGTTTCCGGCGGCAAGGCCGTGATGGTCGGCAGCCCGGCGCTGCTTTCCAGCATCGGCAACGACATGATCGCGGCCGTGCCGATCAGCTTCCTTCTCTTCGTGCTGGTCGCCGGCATCGTCGCCGCGCTGCTGAAATTCACGCCCTATGGCCTCTGGCTGATGCTGATGGGCACCAATCCCAAGGCCGCCGTCTATGCGGGCTTCCCGCGGAACGGCGTGATCGTCGCCACCTATGCCATATCGGGCACGCTGTCGGGCCTTGCCGGCGTCATCATCGCGGCGCGCAACGTCAATGTGAAGTTCGATTACGGTAGCTCCTACCTGCTGATCGCCATCCTGATCGCCGTGATGGCCGGCGTGAAGCCGGAGGGCGGCTACGGGCGCGTCGTCTGCGTCGTGCTCAGCGCCATCGCCCTGCAGCTCATGTCCAGCCTGCTCAATTTCGGCGGCCTTTCCAATTTCGTGCGCGATTTCGCCTGGGGGCTGCTGCTGCTCACCTTCCTGGCCGTCGGCCGCTACGACATCGCCGGCTTCCTCGCCCCGGGTCGCCGCTCGCAAACCCCTTCGGTGCCTGTCCCTCAAGCGCCGAAGTGA